In Osmia lignaria lignaria isolate PbOS001 chromosome 13, iyOsmLign1, whole genome shotgun sequence, the DNA window GTTTCAATTAGACAACGACGATTTGTCGAGTAGCTTAGAACCGCACTGGGAGTGCGCCGTCTTACCCGACAAAGAGTTCCTGCAACAGACGCATCTGGTATGCGTGGTGCCTGCATACAGGCGGCAAGATCTTGCGCCCTCGGAATCTGTTAGCGTGAAATTGTACGCGGTGTCGTCCGGGAAAACGAGCGAGCCTCATACGTTCCTTTACACCGCCGCGTCCGCAGCTCCGGAGCCATCGGTGGGCAAGATCGAGCCCATCACGCCGCCATTGTCAACCTCGAACGGCGATTCCGCGTTAGCAACGTCCCCAGCAGCAGCCGTGTCCTTAACCACGGGTGTATCATCGAACAGTAAGTGAATTTTAATCCCCGAATGGCAAGTAGCGAgcaacaatataaatgaaatatatttaaacgagAGTACGATGATGTTTCAGCTCTGATCACACAAGCAGCCGCGGGAACGCCGAATTTCTTGACAACGATACAGCCACAACAACCATCCTCTCAAACGACGGAAACTCTTAAAAGCGATCCAAGCCCGCCACCAGTAACGGCATCGTCTCAGGTAACTCCAGTTCTGATGTGGGCTGCTCAAAGTCCAAATTGCCAAAATTCCCCGCCTGACGTGATGATGCCGCCGCCAGCCATGGTAGCGAATCCCCTTCTAAATCGCAGATCGTCTTCGAACCTTCAATTAATCCTGCCCGATAATTTGAAGACCGAGGTGCTAGACGAGAATAGCGAGAACAGTATGATTAGCGAGAACAGCATGCAAAGCATACCAACGCCGACCGCGAACGGTTCGACGGGGACGAGCCCGTTGCAGCAGCTCGTGAACGAGAATTCCAGGGAAACGCCGCAAACGAATATGATCAGATCGGTACCGGTTGCGGCGAACAGTTCCCCGGTACAGGAAGCGGTCAATCTACTCGGTGTGGTCGATTTGATGCGGAACCAACATCCGTTGTCGATGGTGTCCACCCACCAGAACACCTACGGAGGTATGCACGAATCGTCTCAAGTCAAAGTTCTAAGTCCTCATCATATCAACAAAGAAACTAACCCGATGTTACCGGCAGAAGGCAGCCCTAACGGAACTCTACAGGGTGGCGGCGGTGTTGTTGATCTCCGAATGAAACATCATCAGTCAGAGTTCGGCAATTTGTCGAACTTCACCGGTACGTCGAACGGACAGCTACCCGCCCAGAGTGGGCATAGCGTAGAGAAATACCTGAATCATATCGAATCTAACGGGAAGGAGGCTGAGAGTCAGGAGAACGGCTTCGTAGGTAGTATACAGCAACGAGCTTCCATAATCGCTACAGGACGACAACCTCAGCAGGGACAAGCTTCCAACATTTTAGCCTCTCCGAATCAAGGTGTGAAGCTGGATACTCTCGTCAATTCAGGCGCGGAATCTCATCAATTAATGTCACCGCTTCGCACCGTCAATCCCAACAGCAGCACCATGATGAACCACGTGTCCGCGGTGACCGATCACGAGACGATCCCGAGCCCTCAACAGAGCAGAAACAGTCCACCGATTCCCGTCAAGACGATGCTCCTCGAAGCTTTGATGCCGGCTCAAAGCGTACCGCCTTTGATTGGGAACGGCGGGACCACCGTCTCGTCTCCTGCCTCGGTTGTCCAGGAGCCGACCAACGGCGATAGTCTGCTCACGACTATCAACGCTGCCCTCTTGCCAGCGATGCAAGAGCCAGTCGTTACTACGAGCGGTACGTCGAATTCTAGCGTTACTGTACCATCCCATAATCAGATGCAAGTTACGAACGAGACTATGTCGATAGCGGCGGAACATATTCCGCAGATTCAGGGTCTTATTCAGCAAGAAGTTGTAGCGATGCAACAGGCGCAGCAAGTTGAACAGGTTGTCGCGCAGGCACAGCAGCAGGTGGAACAAGTTGTCGCTCAGGCGCAGCAGCAAGCGGTCCAGGCTGTACAACAGGCGCAGCAACAGGTTGTCCAGCACGTGGTGCAGCACGCGCAAGTTGTCCAACAGGCTGTACAACAAGTACAAGCGGCGCAACAGGTTCGGGCTGTGCCGGCTGTTCAGCACGCGATGCAACAGGCTACGCAGGAAGTGGTCCAGCAGGCGGTGCAGCAAGCGACTCAGGAAGTGGTGCAGCAGGTGCAAGCGGTTCAGCAAGCGGTGCAGCAGGCGCAAGCGGCTCAGGCGATGCAACAGGCGGTGCAGCAAGATATAGGTTCGATGTTGAACCAACCAGCTGGTTTCGTTGCTGAGGCTAGTTCTGCTCTGGCGAGCGGTGCGGCTCAGGAACCGTCGCAGCAGAGACTGACCACTGCTGCGGAACAGGCGATCAACAACGTGATCACTAACGCAACACAAGATATAATTAACAATCGACCCATCACCACGACCACCGCGCATGCCATCATCGCgacgaaaaatatattaaacagcGTCGCCACTCAAAGCGCCCAGCTGATGAACAGCGCTATGGAGGGAATCTTACCGAAATCTCCGCCCGGTCAAAATAATATCGTCGAACAGGTAGCGAGCAAATCACCGCCTGTTGCCTTACCCGTCACCCCCAACAGACAGAATGTAAACCCACCTATTACAAATACGGCCAACAATACAACTGGAACGACGGTTCGAAAGCAAGAAGATGGTATGTTGCCTCAAGAGCTTACATCGATGTCAGAACATGATCTGTTGAGCTACATAAATCCAAGCTGTTTCGATTCTCAGAATAACTTTCTTATGTAGTACTGCCGTATTCTTGTCATTAAAATACGTGTATAATTGTATCCGATCTATTCGGATGCAACGGACGAAAGAGAGCGTGACTGAttgagtgagagagagagagagaatgaaaaaaaaacaaagtaaTTAATTCCAATCAATTGTGTATAAGAAAGTATATTCTTGGCTCAGTACGAGTTATATATATTTGTGCCACATTGTCGTTTCAGACTTTGTATGTGATAGAAATGAAATCCGTTTTTATATAATGAAAATGGACGAAGTTTGCACCACCtttgtaataattgaaaaactattaaCTATCGTGTTAAGTAAGACGGGCGCACGAGAGCGCGACAATTAGGGTTTTTCTTTAACCTTCCTTTTTCTACGAGTTGTCAAATGTgatagttaatttttatttatctccATCACGTCTCTTGCGCATCCAGGTGCCTTTTCTCTATTTGTAAAGTTAACCGGAGATTGGTATTTCTCTCTTGGAAGAAAAGAAGCATCGTGAATACGATACGCGTGTGTGTATATGTAATTTGTAATAATCGACAATGTACTGACCCCACTCAACTCTAAGCGGAGCCACGGGAATTGAGTGTTAGTAAAAAGTTACATTCTCACGGTACCTTAAAAAAGTAGCGAATCTACGAATCATTAATACATTTAGTGCATCATTCTTGACTTGATTTCATTCTAACAAATGAATCATCTTGTTGTTTGACGTGGTTTCTATTATTATGTTTCTAAGTATAATATATTTCGTAtgttgtttaataattaaaaaatttttttttgttgataATTAATACCAATTAATAGAAGATTATGTGATTGCGTTGATGCTGTTATTATAACTACTAGACAAATACAGAACGACAGAGagattatattatatatgtCAGTACGAAAAATAATATAGCAAATATATCATTGAGATTTATATATAAtacgaatatatatatatatagagagagaTAAATAGATATATGTGCATAtaagtatatatatgtatatctatatattttttACGTTTACCCAAAGAGAGAAGCAGATGATCAGATAAAGTGAGCTTATTAAAGATATAAACAAAGTCTATATTATATATTGTAACGTCATGTTATATCGGGGTTTTCCTCCCCTTTGTTCAACGTAAGGGGTGCTATGTACCACGTGTACGAATACTCGCCAACATTATCTAGTAGAAAAACAGATTTTATAATGAAACTATTGAAACGTTTAATGTCGTGATATGTCTTTGTAGgaaagtatatattttatatcgaCCATCTATTTCACGTGTCGCGTGTTTCAAAGGGCCGTTAAAACAGATGA includes these proteins:
- the NFAT gene encoding nuclear factor of activated T cells 3 isoform X2; amino-acid sequence: MAPDLEKRRQELRRTSYGSLAEPGHEHFQMLLQLRCTGNALTDEPYRHGNNAGERLPTVTGSVQRSTVTSANRAHSASRRISHQQRQQQPPQQQQQQQQQQQQQQPQSQQQSAQQARIPVGSLRNSDEHGSRASSAQDVCDNSNDSGLGFEDRQQHLTNATAWNGAGEEDSKRRKMDIKLESEDANFAFPEVTHSSSPDSKTANRNSSNGIAVLATISGNRTGNGSSGRVVEVSRSRPGLGVLAKRSSAPHQGPVTLTSQLCSASADGKVQLQIICQPEQQHRARYQTEGSRGAVKDRTGNGFPIVRLVGYDKPTTLQVFIGTDLGRVAPHMFYQACRVSGKNSTPCIERKIDGTIVIEVDMDPAKDMMVTCDCVGILKERNVDVEHRFPQEAGVLQGRSKKKSTRCRMVFRTTIARPDGSTETLQVCSQPIVCTQPPGIPEICKKSLTSCPCTGGLELFILGKNFLKDTRVVFQLDNDDLSSSLEPHWECAVLPDKEFLQQTHLVCVVPAYRRQDLAPSESVSVKLYAVSSGKTSEPHTFLYTAASAAPEPSVGKIEPITPPLSTSNGDSALATSPAAAVSLTTGVSSNTLITQAAAGTPNFLTTIQPQQPSSQTTETLKSDPSPPPVTASSQVTPVLMWAAQSPNCQNSPPDVMMPPPAMVANPLLNRRSSSNLQLILPDNLKTEVLDENSENSMISENSMQSIPTPTANGSTGTSPLQQLVNENSRETPQTNMIRSVPVAANSSPVQEAVNLLGVVDLMRNQHPLSMVSTHQNTYGGMHESSQVKVLSPHHINKETNPMLPAEGSPNGTLQGGGGVVDLRMKHHQSEFGNLSNFTGTSNGQLPAQSGHSVEKYLNHIESNGKEAESQENGFVGSIQQRASIIATGRQPQQGQASNILASPNQGVKLDTLVNSGAESHQLMSPLRTVNPNSSTMMNHVSAVTDHETIPSPQQSRNSPPIPVKTMLLEALMPAQSVPPLIGNGGTTVSSPASVVQEPTNGDSLLTTINAALLPAMQEPVVTTSGTSNSSVTVPSHNQMQVTNETMSIAAEHIPQIQGLIQQEVVAMQQAQQVEQVVAQAQQQVEQVVAQAQQQAVQAVQQAQQQVVQHVVQHAQVVQQAVQQVQAAQQVRAVPAVQHAMQQATQEVVQQAVQQATQEVVQQVQAVQQAVQQAQAAQAMQQAVQQDIGSMLNQPAGFVAEASSALASGAAQEPSQQRLTTAAEQAINNVITNATQDIINNRPITTTTAHAIIATKNILNSVATQSAQLMNSAMEGILPKSPPGQNNIVEQVASKSPPVALPVTPNRQNVNPPITNTANNTTGTTVRKQEDGMLPQELTSMSEHDLLSYINPSCFDSQNNFLM
- the NFAT gene encoding nuclear factor of activated T cells 3 isoform X6 codes for the protein MESSGAFLSCNNAGERLPTVTGSVQRSTVTSANRAHSASRRISHQQRQQQPPQQQQQQQQQQQQQQPQSQQQSAQQARIPVGSLRNSDEHGSRASSAQDVCDNSNDSGLGFEDRQQHLTNATAWNGAGEEDSKRRKMDIKLESEDANFAFPEVTHSSSPDSKTANRNSSNGIAVLATISGNRTGNGSSGRVVEVSRSRPGLGVLAKRSSAPHQGPVTLTSQLCSASADGKVQLQIICQPEQQHRARYQTEGSRGAVKDRTGNGFPIVRLVGYDKPTTLQVFIGTDLGRVAPHMFYQACRVSGKNSTPCIERKIDGTIVIEVDMDPAKDMMVTCDCVGILKERNVDVEHRFPQEAGVLQGRSKKKSTRCRMVFRTTIARPDGSTETLQVCSQPIVCTQPPGIPEICKKSLTSCPCTGGLELFILGKNFLKDTRVVFQLDNDDLSSSLEPHWECAVLPDKEFLQQTHLVCVVPAYRRQDLAPSESVSVKLYAVSSGKTSEPHTFLYTAASAAPEPSVGKIEPITPPLSTSNGDSALATSPAAAVSLTTGVSSNTLITQAAAGTPNFLTTIQPQQPSSQTTETLKSDPSPPPVTASSQVTPVLMWAAQSPNCQNSPPDVMMPPPAMVANPLLNRRSSSNLQLILPDNLKTEVLDENSENSMISENSMQSIPTPTANGSTGTSPLQQLVNENSRETPQTNMIRSVPVAANSSPVQEAVNLLGVVDLMRNQHPLSMVSTHQNTYGGMHESSQVKVLSPHHINKETNPMLPAEGSPNGTLQGGGGVVDLRMKHHQSEFGNLSNFTGTSNGQLPAQSGHSVEKYLNHIESNGKEAESQENGFVGSIQQRASIIATGRQPQQGQASNILASPNQGVKLDTLVNSGAESHQLMSPLRTVNPNSSTMMNHVSAVTDHETIPSPQQSRNSPPIPVKTMLLEALMPAQSVPPLIGNGGTTVSSPASVVQEPTNGDSLLTTINAALLPAMQEPVVTTSGTSNSSVTVPSHNQMQVTNETMSIAAEHIPQIQGLIQQEVVAMQQAQQVEQVVAQAQQQVEQVVAQAQQQAVQAVQQAQQQVVQHVVQHAQVVQQAVQQVQAAQQVRAVPAVQHAMQQATQEVVQQAVQQATQEVVQQVQAVQQAVQQAQAAQAMQQAVQQDIGSMLNQPAGFVAEASSALASGAAQEPSQQRLTTAAEQAINNVITNATQDIINNRPITTTTAHAIIATKNILNSVATQSAQLMNSAMEGILPKSPPGQNNIVEQVASKSPPVALPVTPNRQNVNPPITNTANNTTGTTVRKQEDGMLPQELTSMSEHDLLSYINPSCFDSQNNFLM
- the NFAT gene encoding nuclear factor of activated T cells 3 isoform X3; this encodes MTNQVVDGSVLSRGDARVVVQLESVALNFDLERVIVRIELLARCSSVSRARHRGFVDLSSIDSFLTLRSVVGNNAGERLPTVTGSVQRSTVTSANRAHSASRRISHQQRQQQPPQQQQQQQQQQQQQQPQSQQQSAQQARIPVGSLRNSDEHGSRASSAQDVCDNSNDSGLGFEDRQQHLTNATAWNGAGEEDSKRRKMDIKLESEDANFAFPEVTHSSSPDSKTANRNSSNGIAVLATISGNRTGNGSSGRVVEVSRSRPGLGVLAKRSSAPHQGPVTLTSQLCSASADGKVQLQIICQPEQQHRARYQTEGSRGAVKDRTGNGFPIVRLVGYDKPTTLQVFIGTDLGRVAPHMFYQACRVSGKNSTPCIERKIDGTIVIEVDMDPAKDMMVTCDCVGILKERNVDVEHRFPQEAGVLQGRSKKKSTRCRMVFRTTIARPDGSTETLQVCSQPIVCTQPPGIPEICKKSLTSCPCTGGLELFILGKNFLKDTRVVFQLDNDDLSSSLEPHWECAVLPDKEFLQQTHLVCVVPAYRRQDLAPSESVSVKLYAVSSGKTSEPHTFLYTAASAAPEPSVGKIEPITPPLSTSNGDSALATSPAAAVSLTTGVSSNTLITQAAAGTPNFLTTIQPQQPSSQTTETLKSDPSPPPVTASSQVTPVLMWAAQSPNCQNSPPDVMMPPPAMVANPLLNRRSSSNLQLILPDNLKTEVLDENSENSMISENSMQSIPTPTANGSTGTSPLQQLVNENSRETPQTNMIRSVPVAANSSPVQEAVNLLGVVDLMRNQHPLSMVSTHQNTYGEGSPNGTLQGGGGVVDLRMKHHQSEFGNLSNFTGTSNGQLPAQSGHSVEKYLNHIESNGKEAESQENGFVGSIQQRASIIATGRQPQQGQASNILASPNQGVKLDTLVNSGAESHQLMSPLRTVNPNSSTMMNHVSAVTDHETIPSPQQSRNSPPIPVKTMLLEALMPAQSVPPLIGNGGTTVSSPASVVQEPTNGDSLLTTINAALLPAMQEPVVTTSGTSNSSVTVPSHNQMQVTNETMSIAAEHIPQIQGLIQQEVVAMQQAQQVEQVVAQAQQQVEQVVAQAQQQAVQAVQQAQQQVVQHVVQHAQVVQQAVQQVQAAQQVRAVPAVQHAMQQATQEVVQQAVQQATQEVVQQVQAVQQAVQQAQAAQAMQQAVQQDIGSMLNQPAGFVAEASSALASGAAQEPSQQRLTTAAEQAINNVITNATQDIINNRPITTTTAHAIIATKNILNSVATQSAQLMNSAMEGILPKSPPGQNNIVEQVASKSPPVALPVTPNRQNVNPPITNTANNTTGTTVRKQEDGMLPQELTSMSEHDLLSYINPSCFDSQNNFLM
- the NFAT gene encoding nuclear factor of activated T cells 3 isoform X5 — translated: MLLKGRLSEKKNRRHHGKNAKATAGNNAGERLPTVTGSVQRSTVTSANRAHSASRRISHQQRQQQPPQQQQQQQQQQQQQQPQSQQQSAQQARIPVGSLRNSDEHGSRASSAQDVCDNSNDSGLGFEDRQQHLTNATAWNGAGEEDSKRRKMDIKLESEDANFAFPEVTHSSSPDSKTANRNSSNGIAVLATISGNRTGNGSSGRVVEVSRSRPGLGVLAKRSSAPHQGPVTLTSQLCSASADGKVQLQIICQPEQQHRARYQTEGSRGAVKDRTGNGFPIVRLVGYDKPTTLQVFIGTDLGRVAPHMFYQACRVSGKNSTPCIERKIDGTIVIEVDMDPAKDMMVTCDCVGILKERNVDVEHRFPQEAGVLQGRSKKKSTRCRMVFRTTIARPDGSTETLQVCSQPIVCTQPPGIPEICKKSLTSCPCTGGLELFILGKNFLKDTRVVFQLDNDDLSSSLEPHWECAVLPDKEFLQQTHLVCVVPAYRRQDLAPSESVSVKLYAVSSGKTSEPHTFLYTAASAAPEPSVGKIEPITPPLSTSNGDSALATSPAAAVSLTTGVSSNTLITQAAAGTPNFLTTIQPQQPSSQTTETLKSDPSPPPVTASSQVTPVLMWAAQSPNCQNSPPDVMMPPPAMVANPLLNRRSSSNLQLILPDNLKTEVLDENSENSMISENSMQSIPTPTANGSTGTSPLQQLVNENSRETPQTNMIRSVPVAANSSPVQEAVNLLGVVDLMRNQHPLSMVSTHQNTYGGMHESSQVKVLSPHHINKETNPMLPAEGSPNGTLQGGGGVVDLRMKHHQSEFGNLSNFTGTSNGQLPAQSGHSVEKYLNHIESNGKEAESQENGFVGSIQQRASIIATGRQPQQGQASNILASPNQGVKLDTLVNSGAESHQLMSPLRTVNPNSSTMMNHVSAVTDHETIPSPQQSRNSPPIPVKTMLLEALMPAQSVPPLIGNGGTTVSSPASVVQEPTNGDSLLTTINAALLPAMQEPVVTTSGTSNSSVTVPSHNQMQVTNETMSIAAEHIPQIQGLIQQEVVAMQQAQQVEQVVAQAQQQVEQVVAQAQQQAVQAVQQAQQQVVQHVVQHAQVVQQAVQQVQAAQQVRAVPAVQHAMQQATQEVVQQAVQQATQEVVQQVQAVQQAVQQAQAAQAMQQAVQQDIGSMLNQPAGFVAEASSALASGAAQEPSQQRLTTAAEQAINNVITNATQDIINNRPITTTTAHAIIATKNILNSVATQSAQLMNSAMEGILPKSPPGQNNIVEQVASKSPPVALPVTPNRQNVNPPITNTANNTTGTTVRKQEDGMLPQELTSMSEHDLLSYINPSCFDSQNNFLM
- the NFAT gene encoding nuclear factor of activated T cells 3 isoform X7, which encodes MGKTPKPQPAWNGAGEEDSKRRKMDIKLESEDANFAFPEVTHSSSPDSKTANRNSSNGIAVLATISGNRTGNGSSGRVVEVSRSRPGLGVLAKRSSAPHQGPVTLTSQLCSASADGKVQLQIICQPEQQHRARYQTEGSRGAVKDRTGNGFPIVRLVGYDKPTTLQVFIGTDLGRVAPHMFYQACRVSGKNSTPCIERKIDGTIVIEVDMDPAKDMMVTCDCVGILKERNVDVEHRFPQEAGVLQGRSKKKSTRCRMVFRTTIARPDGSTETLQVCSQPIVCTQPPGIPEICKKSLTSCPCTGGLELFILGKNFLKDTRVVFQLDNDDLSSSLEPHWECAVLPDKEFLQQTHLVCVVPAYRRQDLAPSESVSVKLYAVSSGKTSEPHTFLYTAASAAPEPSVGKIEPITPPLSTSNGDSALATSPAAAVSLTTGVSSNTLITQAAAGTPNFLTTIQPQQPSSQTTETLKSDPSPPPVTASSQVTPVLMWAAQSPNCQNSPPDVMMPPPAMVANPLLNRRSSSNLQLILPDNLKTEVLDENSENSMISENSMQSIPTPTANGSTGTSPLQQLVNENSRETPQTNMIRSVPVAANSSPVQEAVNLLGVVDLMRNQHPLSMVSTHQNTYGGMHESSQVKVLSPHHINKETNPMLPAEGSPNGTLQGGGGVVDLRMKHHQSEFGNLSNFTGTSNGQLPAQSGHSVEKYLNHIESNGKEAESQENGFVGSIQQRASIIATGRQPQQGQASNILASPNQGVKLDTLVNSGAESHQLMSPLRTVNPNSSTMMNHVSAVTDHETIPSPQQSRNSPPIPVKTMLLEALMPAQSVPPLIGNGGTTVSSPASVVQEPTNGDSLLTTINAALLPAMQEPVVTTSGTSNSSVTVPSHNQMQVTNETMSIAAEHIPQIQGLIQQEVVAMQQAQQVEQVVAQAQQQVEQVVAQAQQQAVQAVQQAQQQVVQHVVQHAQVVQQAVQQVQAAQQVRAVPAVQHAMQQATQEVVQQAVQQATQEVVQQVQAVQQAVQQAQAAQAMQQAVQQDIGSMLNQPAGFVAEASSALASGAAQEPSQQRLTTAAEQAINNVITNATQDIINNRPITTTTAHAIIATKNILNSVATQSAQLMNSAMEGILPKSPPGQNNIVEQVASKSPPVALPVTPNRQNVNPPITNTANNTTGTTVRKQEDGMLPQELTSMSEHDLLSYINPSCFDSQNNFLM
- the NFAT gene encoding nuclear factor of activated T cells 3 isoform X8 — its product is MSHIDTAWNGAGEEDSKRRKMDIKLESEDANFAFPEVTHSSSPDSKTANRNSSNGIAVLATISGNRTGNGSSGRVVEVSRSRPGLGVLAKRSSAPHQGPVTLTSQLCSASADGKVQLQIICQPEQQHRARYQTEGSRGAVKDRTGNGFPIVRLVGYDKPTTLQVFIGTDLGRVAPHMFYQACRVSGKNSTPCIERKIDGTIVIEVDMDPAKDMMVTCDCVGILKERNVDVEHRFPQEAGVLQGRSKKKSTRCRMVFRTTIARPDGSTETLQVCSQPIVCTQPPGIPEICKKSLTSCPCTGGLELFILGKNFLKDTRVVFQLDNDDLSSSLEPHWECAVLPDKEFLQQTHLVCVVPAYRRQDLAPSESVSVKLYAVSSGKTSEPHTFLYTAASAAPEPSVGKIEPITPPLSTSNGDSALATSPAAAVSLTTGVSSNTLITQAAAGTPNFLTTIQPQQPSSQTTETLKSDPSPPPVTASSQVTPVLMWAAQSPNCQNSPPDVMMPPPAMVANPLLNRRSSSNLQLILPDNLKTEVLDENSENSMISENSMQSIPTPTANGSTGTSPLQQLVNENSRETPQTNMIRSVPVAANSSPVQEAVNLLGVVDLMRNQHPLSMVSTHQNTYGGMHESSQVKVLSPHHINKETNPMLPAEGSPNGTLQGGGGVVDLRMKHHQSEFGNLSNFTGTSNGQLPAQSGHSVEKYLNHIESNGKEAESQENGFVGSIQQRASIIATGRQPQQGQASNILASPNQGVKLDTLVNSGAESHQLMSPLRTVNPNSSTMMNHVSAVTDHETIPSPQQSRNSPPIPVKTMLLEALMPAQSVPPLIGNGGTTVSSPASVVQEPTNGDSLLTTINAALLPAMQEPVVTTSGTSNSSVTVPSHNQMQVTNETMSIAAEHIPQIQGLIQQEVVAMQQAQQVEQVVAQAQQQVEQVVAQAQQQAVQAVQQAQQQVVQHVVQHAQVVQQAVQQVQAAQQVRAVPAVQHAMQQATQEVVQQAVQQATQEVVQQVQAVQQAVQQAQAAQAMQQAVQQDIGSMLNQPAGFVAEASSALASGAAQEPSQQRLTTAAEQAINNVITNATQDIINNRPITTTTAHAIIATKNILNSVATQSAQLMNSAMEGILPKSPPGQNNIVEQVASKSPPVALPVTPNRQNVNPPITNTANNTTGTTVRKQEDGMLPQELTSMSEHDLLSYINPSCFDSQNNFLM
- the NFAT gene encoding nuclear factor of activated T cells 3 isoform X1 — protein: MTNQVVDGSVLSRGDARVVVQLESVALNFDLERVIVRIELLARCSSVSRARHRGFVDLSSIDSFLTLRSVVGNNAGERLPTVTGSVQRSTVTSANRAHSASRRISHQQRQQQPPQQQQQQQQQQQQQQPQSQQQSAQQARIPVGSLRNSDEHGSRASSAQDVCDNSNDSGLGFEDRQQHLTNATAWNGAGEEDSKRRKMDIKLESEDANFAFPEVTHSSSPDSKTANRNSSNGIAVLATISGNRTGNGSSGRVVEVSRSRPGLGVLAKRSSAPHQGPVTLTSQLCSASADGKVQLQIICQPEQQHRARYQTEGSRGAVKDRTGNGFPIVRLVGYDKPTTLQVFIGTDLGRVAPHMFYQACRVSGKNSTPCIERKIDGTIVIEVDMDPAKDMMVTCDCVGILKERNVDVEHRFPQEAGVLQGRSKKKSTRCRMVFRTTIARPDGSTETLQVCSQPIVCTQPPGIPEICKKSLTSCPCTGGLELFILGKNFLKDTRVVFQLDNDDLSSSLEPHWECAVLPDKEFLQQTHLVCVVPAYRRQDLAPSESVSVKLYAVSSGKTSEPHTFLYTAASAAPEPSVGKIEPITPPLSTSNGDSALATSPAAAVSLTTGVSSNTLITQAAAGTPNFLTTIQPQQPSSQTTETLKSDPSPPPVTASSQVTPVLMWAAQSPNCQNSPPDVMMPPPAMVANPLLNRRSSSNLQLILPDNLKTEVLDENSENSMISENSMQSIPTPTANGSTGTSPLQQLVNENSRETPQTNMIRSVPVAANSSPVQEAVNLLGVVDLMRNQHPLSMVSTHQNTYGGMHESSQVKVLSPHHINKETNPMLPAEGSPNGTLQGGGGVVDLRMKHHQSEFGNLSNFTGTSNGQLPAQSGHSVEKYLNHIESNGKEAESQENGFVGSIQQRASIIATGRQPQQGQASNILASPNQGVKLDTLVNSGAESHQLMSPLRTVNPNSSTMMNHVSAVTDHETIPSPQQSRNSPPIPVKTMLLEALMPAQSVPPLIGNGGTTVSSPASVVQEPTNGDSLLTTINAALLPAMQEPVVTTSGTSNSSVTVPSHNQMQVTNETMSIAAEHIPQIQGLIQQEVVAMQQAQQVEQVVAQAQQQVEQVVAQAQQQAVQAVQQAQQQVVQHVVQHAQVVQQAVQQVQAAQQVRAVPAVQHAMQQATQEVVQQAVQQATQEVVQQVQAVQQAVQQAQAAQAMQQAVQQDIGSMLNQPAGFVAEASSALASGAAQEPSQQRLTTAAEQAINNVITNATQDIINNRPITTTTAHAIIATKNILNSVATQSAQLMNSAMEGILPKSPPGQNNIVEQVASKSPPVALPVTPNRQNVNPPITNTANNTTGTTVRKQEDGMLPQELTSMSEHDLLSYINPSCFDSQNNFLM
- the NFAT gene encoding nuclear factor of activated T cells 3 isoform X4; this translates as MQFRIARTPPRFRRFIFDRLVFNASKRRNNAGERLPTVTGSVQRSTVTSANRAHSASRRISHQQRQQQPPQQQQQQQQQQQQQQPQSQQQSAQQARIPVGSLRNSDEHGSRASSAQDVCDNSNDSGLGFEDRQQHLTNATAWNGAGEEDSKRRKMDIKLESEDANFAFPEVTHSSSPDSKTANRNSSNGIAVLATISGNRTGNGSSGRVVEVSRSRPGLGVLAKRSSAPHQGPVTLTSQLCSASADGKVQLQIICQPEQQHRARYQTEGSRGAVKDRTGNGFPIVRLVGYDKPTTLQVFIGTDLGRVAPHMFYQACRVSGKNSTPCIERKIDGTIVIEVDMDPAKDMMVTCDCVGILKERNVDVEHRFPQEAGVLQGRSKKKSTRCRMVFRTTIARPDGSTETLQVCSQPIVCTQPPGIPEICKKSLTSCPCTGGLELFILGKNFLKDTRVVFQLDNDDLSSSLEPHWECAVLPDKEFLQQTHLVCVVPAYRRQDLAPSESVSVKLYAVSSGKTSEPHTFLYTAASAAPEPSVGKIEPITPPLSTSNGDSALATSPAAAVSLTTGVSSNTLITQAAAGTPNFLTTIQPQQPSSQTTETLKSDPSPPPVTASSQVTPVLMWAAQSPNCQNSPPDVMMPPPAMVANPLLNRRSSSNLQLILPDNLKTEVLDENSENSMISENSMQSIPTPTANGSTGTSPLQQLVNENSRETPQTNMIRSVPVAANSSPVQEAVNLLGVVDLMRNQHPLSMVSTHQNTYGGMHESSQVKVLSPHHINKETNPMLPAEGSPNGTLQGGGGVVDLRMKHHQSEFGNLSNFTGTSNGQLPAQSGHSVEKYLNHIESNGKEAESQENGFVGSIQQRASIIATGRQPQQGQASNILASPNQGVKLDTLVNSGAESHQLMSPLRTVNPNSSTMMNHVSAVTDHETIPSPQQSRNSPPIPVKTMLLEALMPAQSVPPLIGNGGTTVSSPASVVQEPTNGDSLLTTINAALLPAMQEPVVTTSGTSNSSVTVPSHNQMQVTNETMSIAAEHIPQIQGLIQQEVVAMQQAQQVEQVVAQAQQQVEQVVAQAQQQAVQAVQQAQQQVVQHVVQHAQVVQQAVQQVQAAQQVRAVPAVQHAMQQATQEVVQQAVQQATQEVVQQVQAVQQAVQQAQAAQAMQQAVQQDIGSMLNQPAGFVAEASSALASGAAQEPSQQRLTTAAEQAINNVITNATQDIINNRPITTTTAHAIIATKNILNSVATQSAQLMNSAMEGILPKSPPGQNNIVEQVASKSPPVALPVTPNRQNVNPPITNTANNTTGTTVRKQEDGMLPQELTSMSEHDLLSYINPSCFDSQNNFLM